Genomic window (Daucus carota subsp. sativus chromosome 5, DH1 v3.0, whole genome shotgun sequence):
ttgattgatggcAAGGCCTgaataagaaataaaaaagagCATGAATTTGTGTGATGGTCGTAGAGATTGATTGGAGAGAGACGAGAGCCAATTGGGCAGCTGCAGAGAGATAAGGATCTCTTCTGTTTGGCTCATCGTGTGTGGTGGTTACATTAAACTACAAATTCCCTTCCAAAAATACAATTCTAATTtcccaaaaattcaaaaatacattaattataattattaaaagacaGCTGACCAGTGACGACTCGGCAGCTGCTGCTGTAGCTGTAGCTGTAAGTTAGCATGGACATtacatacaaaaaaaattgtaagtatAGGTACCGTAAAACTGATGATATATGACGCCGATCCACTGGCGTGCCACGTGGCAGCCCAACCATTGACCTCACAATCCATCTTATCCTCCCCTCTCCTCCTACGCCACcacctatacatacacaaaCACAATTCTGTATGTATCTTCGTATTTATTCGACTCGTGCTATAAATATGCTGAAATCGATTCTTTCTCTTTTTGTTCTTATTCTATCCCCTTTCTCCTCCTCGATTTGTGTGATTGGATTTTCACACAAACtgttactttatatatatataaaatcttgaatatcaatTTGAGGAAAAAGAGATGGATCACTCAGCAGATGCATTCCGCACGGACTTGATGACCATAACGAGGTTCGTGTTGAACGAGGCTTCTAAGTACCCGGAATCTCGCGGTGATTTTTCGATTCTCATCAGTAACATTGTTCTCGGCTGTAAGTTTGTTTGTGCTGCTGTTAACAAGGTAAAGAGTATTGTTATTCTTTCgcttacttttttaatttagtttttttttcattataaaaaattgttgGGGAAAGTCTTTTGTCATCTCCGAAGTTAGTGGGGGAGTGAAAGGGAAAGTAATTGAGTAAATGATTCAGTTGAGTTGGTTGCACGTTTTAGGAGAATCGGTCACTTTGTTTTAGTTTAAGATTAGTAGATATCGGAATTTGTAACATTTTCTACATTTTCTGTCTTTGTTTTTATGTATTTATGCTTGAGTGTGCTAAATTCTTATATgagtttttgaaaatttggGTGCGGGTGAATGGGCTTTTAACCTCCAAGAGAATAGGAAAAAAAGTAGGAACCATACGGAATTATTATGACTCTGGACTTGACTTGGACAGGGGgaaattgaagaaaatgaagagtaTTGATTTTCGGTTTTTACGGATATTATCTCTGAATTGAAATGTTTTGATTTCAGGCCGGGTTAGCCAAGCTCATTGGACTTGCTGGTGAGACCAATGTTCAGGCAAGTGATTATAACTGCTGCCTTGTTTCCCGGTTAACGTATTTTTGGATTGCTGAacaattttttatcttttaaatttctGAAGGGCGAGGAACAAAAGAAACTGGATGTGCTCTCGAATGAAGTTTTTGTCAAGGCCTTGGTCAGCAGTGGCCGGACAGTGAGTCCCATCTGAGTGTTTAATCTTCAACTTACATTATTGTAAAGGTTTTACTTTTTTCTAAAGTGTGGTAATCTCCTTTCAGTGCATCCTTGTCtctgaagaagatgaagaggcGACTTTTGTAGAGACAACCAAGAGGGGAAGGTGTTTTGTGATACTCTTTATTTCTGGAAATTTTTTGTCTTTAACTCTGTTTCTCTATGTTGCATATACGTAAGTTGCTATTGCTATCTATGTGCTTAGACTGAATCATATTCTGTCTTCCAGGTATTGTGTTGTTTTTGATCCGTTGGATGGATCCTCAAACATTGACTGTGGTGTTTCAATTGGAACTGTAAGATTCGCTTGctgtcctttttttttcttttttttttgtagttttattttttgaatttattaaacATTGGAGTGATCAGTTAAATGTCTTTTATCCCATCTAGATATTTGGGATCTATATGATGAATGATGGAGAAGAACCTACTTTAGAAGGTGCATTGCAACCTGGGAAGAATATGGTGGCTGCTGGTTACTGCATGTATGGGAGCTCATGCACGGTACGAATGGATAATGGGTTGTGTATTGTTGTCCA
Coding sequences:
- the LOC108224063 gene encoding fructose-1,6-bisphosphatase, cytosolic — its product is MDHSADAFRTDLMTITRFVLNEASKYPESRGDFSILISNIVLGCKFVCAAVNKAGLAKLIGLAGETNVQGEEQKKLDVLSNEVFVKALVSSGRTCILVSEEDEEATFVETTKRGRYCVVFDPLDGSSNIDCGVSIGTIFGIYMMNDGEEPTLEGALQPGKNMVAAGYCMYGSSCTFVMSTGSGVNGFTLDPSLGEFILTHPDIRIPKKGKIYSVNEGNAKNWDGPTAKYVEKCKFPTDGSPAKSLRYIGSMVADVHRTLLYGGIFLYPADKKSPTGKLRVLYEVFPMSFLMEQAGGQSFTGKERSLDLVPKHIHERSPIFLGSYDDVEEIKALYAAEAKNS